TTTAGTGGTTGGAAAGGCGGCGGCTGATGTCGCCAATGCGGTTATCGATGGCCAGTTTCAGTCCCGTAGTCGGGATTTAGTGGTTGGAAAGTCCCAAGGGGGACAGGGCGGTGATCCTCGATGTTGCGTGTTTCAGTCCCGTAGTCGGGATTTAGTGGTTGGAAAGACTCGTCTATATATACAGAGATTACTACAGAGATGTTTCAGTCCCGTAGTCGGGATTTAGTGGTTGGAAAGCGGGAAAGTAGCCTGTTTTGTGGAGAATTGCAGGCGTTTCAGTCCCGTAGTCGGGATTTAGTGGTTGGAAAGTCCTTCCAAGTCGCAAGCCAAACTTGCTTATCCTTGTTTCAGTCCCGTAGTCGGGATTTAGTGGTTGGAAAGCACGCAGCACAATGATGTGACCACTACGGGTGAATTGTTTCAGTCCCGTAGTCGGGATTTAGTGGTTGGAAAGGATTGGTTTGGTCGGTCATGGTCTGCCTTGATGGCGGTTTCAGTCCCGTAGTCGGGATTTAGTGGTTGGAAAGTCAATCGTAGCGATTCAGGCCCAGGCGGTAGCAAGTTTCAGTCCCGTAGTCGGGATTTAGTGGTTGGAAAGTTCTGTTCCGCCTCAATCGCTGCAAGGGCATCCTGGTTTCAGTCCCGTAGTCGGGATTTAGTGGTTGGAAAGCCAACGCGATCTATCACGGTTGCTTCGATAAAAAGTTTCAGTCCCGTAGTCGGGATTTAGTGGTTGGAAAGCCTCTTTGAGACGAAAAACAGCGCCAACGCCTGGGTGTTTCAGTCCCGTAGTCGGGATTTAGTGGTTGGAAAGGCCCGCGATCCAGAAACCTGACGATACCTAGCTTTGCGAAGCTTATTTGGCAGATGTATCCCCATGAATCTGATTTTACCAACGATCGCCACGCAAGTTGTTGACCTTCAAGTATCGAAAAGTATTGAATTTTCAAGGTTCTAGAGATTTTGGCGAAGTCCCTAGGGTTTTTGGTCACGCTATGGGTTTGCCAACTTGATTTTAGGTCAAATCTAAAGAATGATGCTACCTGGTTTTTCTGGTGTAGATGTACCGTAGGCGATCGCCTTTTTAACAGCAGTGGCATCAAGGATATAGATACAGACAGCATCTTCATCTGGTTTGATCAATTTTTCTATCGAAGTTTGTAATTTTGCAAATTGCTTTGTCGTCAGAAAACATTCAAAAACACTAAATTGTTTCCAAGTGCCATAACCCGATAATAAATCAAACAAGCGTTTTCGGCGCTTATCCCCTGCCTTTGTAGAAGGTAAATCGTAAATGATCAGGTAAAAGAGAGTGTTCATCGAATAATTAAAGGTTCGTAGGGAATCCCTTCTTGTAGATGCCTCGCAAGCAGTCTCGCTTGTAGCTCAATGGCCCGACGATAACTGCACTTGTAGTTAAAAATGGGATGTTTAAATTCTGAACAAAGTTTGCGATCAAAGGCAGATAAAAAGACCTTACAAGCATCATCTTTGAGACGGTAAGCACCAAGACTTTCATTAAAATCTTTGGGTTTAATTTCTTTTTGTTTGAGGACAGTCAAAACAACACTATCGGCAATTAGAGGACGGAATTCTTCCATAAGGTCGAGAACGAGGGCGGGCTGACCACGGGTGGTTTCATGGAGGAAGCCGATGTAGGGATCGAGTCCAGCAATGTGGGCCGCAGCAGTCACTTGGGTGCGGAGTAAGCCATAACCGAAACTCAAGAGGGCATTGACGGGGTCGGTGGGGGGACGACGAAAACGTCCGGTAAATTTCCATTGGTCTCCTAAAATGTCCTGCCAGCAGGCGAAATATTCCCGCGCGGCTAAGCCTTCAACACCGCGTACTTCGTCGAGAGACTGTTTTTGAAGTACCAGTTTTTCGCGACCTTTGAGGGGATTTTCTTTTTGTCCCCGTCGGTAGAGGAGATTGTATTGGTTGTGGATTTTACCTTTGGCGATCGCCTTAACGATATCGAGGCGTTGGTTTGGGTTCTCATGGGCGCGAAATTGAGCAAGACGCAGTTGACCATTGCGGGATTCATTGGGGAGAGCAGAGCCAACATATTTACCAAAGCGACTGAGGTAATGGACAGGTAAACCAAGTTCTAGGGCATATCCAAAGGCTTCCCCTGTCATGCTGGGATAACCCAGAAGAACAATATCTTCCAAGGTTTGGGCAGGGATTGATTGTTTTTTCCATGTGCCATCTTCAGACTTCAGGGCGATCTTGAATGCTTCTTGTTGTTTGCTCAGAATGGCATCTGGCTGAGTTAGGTATAGAGTTGACATGGTTAATGGAATTTAACTAGTTTTTTAATTTCTTTAGGGAGGCACAAACGCTTTAGGCTGCAATCAGTGCACTTTTTTTGATTGGTGATTGGCAGAGGCATGGGGCGATTACTAGCAAGATGGGCTGCCATAATCGCTTGCTCGGTCAAGTTTCGGAGGGTTTGGGTAAATTCAACCTGTTGTCGCCGTCGATTGCCGTAATAGAAAATTTCACCGTAGGGAATTTCTTGTTTGGTGCGTTCCTCTAGGCATAGGGCTGCGGCGCAAAGTTGGAAATGATCATTAAGGTGCTTCCCCATTTTTC
The Picosynechococcus sp. PCC 7002 genome window above contains:
- the cas2 gene encoding CRISPR-associated endonuclease Cas2; protein product: MNTLFYLIIYDLPSTKAGDKRRKRLFDLLSGYGTWKQFSVFECFLTTKQFAKLQTSIEKLIKPDEDAVCIYILDATAVKKAIAYGTSTPEKPGSIIL
- the cas4 gene encoding CRISPR-associated protein Cas4, whose protein sequence is MDNYLPLAYLNAWEYCSRRFYFEYVLGEMDNNDHIIRGNHLHRNINEAGTSTEGDTRIHRQQWVWSDRLKIKGIIDAVEETDGLLIPLEYKKGKMGKHLNDHFQLCAAALCLEERTKQEIPYGEIFYYGNRRRQQVEFTQTLRNLTEQAIMAAHLASNRPMPLPITNQKKCTDCSLKRLCLPKEIKKLVKFH
- the cas1d gene encoding type I-D CRISPR-associated endonuclease Cas1d, whose protein sequence is MSTLYLTQPDAILSKQQEAFKIALKSEDGTWKKQSIPAQTLEDIVLLGYPSMTGEAFGYALELGLPVHYLSRFGKYVGSALPNESRNGQLRLAQFRAHENPNQRLDIVKAIAKGKIHNQYNLLYRRGQKENPLKGREKLVLQKQSLDEVRGVEGLAAREYFACWQDILGDQWKFTGRFRRPPTDPVNALLSFGYGLLRTQVTAAAHIAGLDPYIGFLHETTRGQPALVLDLMEEFRPLIADSVVLTVLKQKEIKPKDFNESLGAYRLKDDACKVFLSAFDRKLCSEFKHPIFNYKCSYRRAIELQARLLARHLQEGIPYEPLIIR